Proteins co-encoded in one Pogona vitticeps strain Pit_001003342236 chromosome 9, PviZW2.1, whole genome shotgun sequence genomic window:
- the FHL3 gene encoding four and a half LIM domains protein 3 isoform X2, whose translation MTTEGFDCSSCKESLYGRKYIQAGEGPFCIPCYDAHFANTCDECKELIGHDCRELYYEDRHYHEGCFRCFRCDCSLADEPFTCQGEELLCNGCYCREFSSQCIACQQVVMPGSRKLEYNGQTWHEHCFLCSSCQEPIGSRSFIPDQKDYYCVPCYESKFAPRCTHCKKSLTKGGVTYRDEPWHRECFVCTGCRTPLAGQQFTSQEEQPFCLQCFGNLYAKKCRACAKPITGFGGGKYVSFEDRHWHHHCFSCSRCAASLVGKGFIPEKDEILCRDCAGSSL comes from the exons ATGACCACCGAGGGGTTTGACTGCTCCAGCTGCAAGGAGTCCCTTTACGGCCGCAAATACATCCAGGCTGGCGAGGGGCCCTTCTGTATCCCTTGCTATGACGCCCACTTTGCCAACACCTGCGACGAGTGCAAGGAACTCATCGGGCATGATTGCCGG GAGCTTTACTACGAGGACCGGCACTACCACGAGGGCTGTTTCCGCTGCTTCCGGTGCGACTGCTCCCTGGCCGACGAGCCCTTCACCTGCCAGGGGGAGGAGCTGCTCTGCAACGGGTGCTACTGCCGGGAGTTCTCCTCCCAGTGCATCGCCTGCCAGCAGGTGGTCATGCCAG GCTCCCGGAAGTTGGAGTACAATGGGCAGACCTGGCATGAGCACTGCTTCCTGTGCAGCAGCTGCCAGGAGCCCATCGGCTCCCGCTCCTTCATCCCCGACCAGAAGGACTATTACTGCGTCCCTTGCTATGAGAGCAAGTTTGCCCCCCGCTGCACCCACTGCAAGAAG TCGCTGACCAAGGGGGGCGTGACGTACCGGGACGAGCCCTGGCACCGGGAGTGCTTCGTTTGCACCGGCTGCCGGACGCCCCTGGCGGGGCAGCAGTTCACCTCTCAGGAGGAGCAGCCCTTCTGCCTCCAGTGCTTCGGGAACCTCTACGCCAAGAAGTGCCGAGCCTGTGCCAAGCCCATCACAG GCTTCGGCGGGGGCAAATACGTCTCCTTCGAGGATCGCCACTGGCACCACCACTGCTTCAGCTGCTCCCGCTGTGCTGCCTCGCTGGTGGGCAAGGGCTTCATCCCTGAGAAGGATGAGATCCTGTGTCGTGACTGCGCTGGCAGCAGTCTCTGA
- the SF3A3 gene encoding splicing factor 3A subunit 3, translating to METILEQQRRYHEERERLMDVMVKEMLTRKSTLRDQINSDHRTRAMQDRYMEVSGNLRDLYDDKDGLRKEELSAISGPNEFAEFYNRLKQIKEFHRKHPNEICVPMSVEFEELLKARENPSEEAQNLVEFTDEEGYGRYLDLHDCYLKYINLKSSEKLDYITYLSTFDQLFDIPKERKNAEYRRYLEMLLEYLQDYTDRVKPLLDQNELFGKIQAEFEKKWENGTFPGWPKETSSALTHAGAHLDLSAFSSWEELASLGLDRLKSALLALGLKCGGTLEERAQRLFSTKGKSLEALDSSLFAKNPKTKGSKRDTERNKDLAFLEAQIYEYVEILGEQRQLTHENVQRKQARTGEEREEEEEEQISESESEDEENEIIYNPKNLPLGWDGKPIPYWLYKLHGLNINYNCEICGNYTYRGPKAFQRHFAEWRHAHGMRCLGIPNTAHFANVTQIEDAVSLWAKLKQQKASERWQPDTEEEYEDSSGNVVNKKTYEDLKRQGLL from the exons ATGGAGACCATCCTGGAGCAGCAGCGGCGCTACCACGAGGAGCGCGAGCGCCTCATGGACGTGATGGTGAAGGAGATGCTGACGCGCAAGTCCACG CTCCGTGACCAGATCAATTCGGACCACCGGACGCGCGCCATGCAGGAC CGCTACATGGAGGTGAGCGGGAACCTGAGGGACCTCTACGATGACAAGGACGG GTTGCGGAAGGAGGAGCTCAGCGCCATCTCAGGACCCAACGAGTTTGCAGAGTTCTACAATAGGCtcaagcagatcaaggagttccaTCGGAAGCACCCAAACGAG ATCTGTGTGCCAATGTCGGTAGAGTTTGAGGAGCTCCTGAAGGCCCGGGAAAACCCCAGCGAAGAAGCTCAGA acCTCGTGGAGTTCACGGATGAGGAAGGCTATGGCCGCTACCTGGACTTACATGACTGTTATCTCAAGTACATTAACCTGAAATCCTCAGAG AAACTAGATTACATCACCTATTTGTCCACATTTGACCAGCTTTTTGACATTcccaaggaaaggaaaaatgcagAGTACAGGAG GTACCTGGAGATGCTTCTGGAATACTTGCAGGATTACACAGACCGGGTGAAGCCGCTTCTGGACCAGAATGAGCTGTTTGGCAAAATCCAGGCTGAGTTTGAGAAGAAATGGGAGAATGGCACTTTCCCCGGATGGCCA AAAGAGACCAGCAGCGCCCTCACCCATGCTGGTGCCCACTTGGATCTCTCGGCCTTCTCTTCCTGGGAG GAATTGGCCTCCCTGGGGCTCGATCGGCTGAAATCTGCACTGCTTGCGTTGGGTCTGAAATGCGGTGG GACGCTGGAGGAGCGAGCGCAGAGGCTGTTTAGCACCAAGGGCAAATCCCTGGAGGCCCTCGACTCTTCCCTCTTTGCTAAGAACCCAAAGACAAAGGGGAGCAAGCG AGACACCGAGCGGAACAAGGACCTGGCCTTTCTGGAGGCTCAGATCTACGAGTATGTTGAGATTCTTGGG GAGCAGCGCCAGCTCACCCATGAAAATGTGCAGCGCAAGCAGGCCCGGACAGGCGAGGAGCgcgaggaagaagaggaggagcagatcagtgagagtgagagtgaagACGAGGAGAATGAGATCATCTACAACCCCAAGAACCTACCTCTGGGCTGGGATGGCAAG CCAATCCCATACTGGCTGTACAAGCTACATGGGCTAAATATCAACTACAACTGTGAGATCTGTGGAAACTACACCTATCGGGGGCCCAAAGCTTTCCAGCGACACTTTGCA GAATGGCGCCACGCGCATGGGATGCGGTGCCTGGGCATCCCCAACACGGCTCACTTTGCCAATGTCACACAGATCGAGGATGCTGTTTCCC TGTGGGCAAAGCTGAAGCAGCAGAAGGCTTCGGAGCGGTGGCAGCCAGACACAGAA GAAGAATACGAGGACTCCAGTGGGAACGTGGTCAACAAGAAGACCTACGAGGACCTGAAGCGCCAAGGCCTGCTGTGA
- the LOC140701949 gene encoding uncharacterized protein LOC140701949 produces the protein MAGPSSQLFLAQGFLLLSAVLHFSCCPPGALAEPASISAAPLSSNSSMNGTSTEPLTCQSFQCSGERCYQLETLGNRTETCHNATLCELFRLNSTSYTAQCSQECGGANATEMCGRNGDGSDLSPCTLECCSTPNCLRLNATAYGDLPTTTTPATTTTTTTITTTTTPAPPRNGKVCTSFTCHGEGCYRGQKAAAGCTAGFDFCEMKKTGPHFVAGCSRRCQKAGPACTPKSAVPCYQECCPATPKTSCLKLDGRVHFNGAGGALASSPRLLWLALLGLAGMALPFLARPN, from the exons ATGGCCGGTCCCAGTTCCCAGCTCTTCCTAGCCCAAG GTTTCCTCTTGCTCTCGGCTGTTCTGCATTTTAGCTGCTGCCCCCCTGGTGCCCTGGCAG AGCCGGCCTCCATCTCGGCAGCTCCCCTTTCCTCCAACAGCTCCATGAATGGAACCAGCACGGAGCCT CTCACTTGCCAAAGCTTCCAGTGTTCAGGGGAGAGATGCTACCAGTTGGAAACCCTTGGAAACCGCACCGAGACCTGCCACAACGCAACACTCTGTGAG CTTTTCCGCCTGAACAGCACCAGCTACACGGCCCAGTGCAGCCAGGAGTGTGGGGGCGCCAATGCCACGGAGATGTGTGGGCGCAATGGGGATGGCTCTGACCTGAGCCCCTGCACCCTGGAATGCTGCAGCACCCCCAACTGCCTGCGCCTCAATGCCACCGCCTATG GTGATctaccaaccaccaccaccccagctaccaccaccaccaccaccaccatcaccacgaCCACCACCCCAGCGCCCCCCAGAAAT GGGAAGGTGTGCACCAGCTTCACCTGCCATGGAGAAGGGTGCTACCGGGGTCAGAAGGCAGCCGCCGGCTGCACCGCCGGCTTTGACTTCTGCGAG atgaAGAAAACAGGCCCTCACTTTGTGGCTGGCTGCAGCAGAAGGTGCCAGAAGGCCGGCCCGGCCTGCACCCCCAAATCCGCGGTTCCTTGCTACCAGGAGTGCTGTCCAGCGACACCCAAGACCAGCTGCCTGAAGCTGGATGGCCGAGTACACTTCAATGGGGCTGGGGGGGCCCTGGCCTCCAGCCCCCGGCTCCTGTGGCTGGCTCTCCTGGGCCTGGCCGGCATGGCCCTCCCCTTTCTGGCCAGGCCCAACTGA